In the genome of Flavobacterium panacagri, one region contains:
- a CDS encoding NAD(P)H-dependent oxidoreductase, with translation MALIEALNWRYATKKMNGQVVPQEKVDYILEAAKLAPSSSGLQPYKIFVITNQDLKEKIRAVSFDQSQVTDASHVLIWAAWDGYSLERISAVFERTTAERGIPASAMDEYKQRLWGMYEPLGQEWHANHAARQAYISLGTAVAAAAEQKVDATPMEGFIPAEVDKLLGLNEQGLKSVLILPLGYRDEAGDWLVNLKKVRTPQEEFITEIK, from the coding sequence ATGGCCTTAATAGAAGCATTAAATTGGCGTTACGCTACAAAAAAAATGAACGGACAAGTGGTTCCGCAGGAAAAAGTAGATTATATTTTGGAAGCAGCAAAACTAGCTCCATCTTCATCTGGATTACAGCCTTATAAGATTTTTGTTATTACAAATCAAGATTTAAAAGAAAAAATTAGAGCGGTAAGTTTTGACCAAAGTCAAGTTACTGATGCTTCTCACGTTTTGATTTGGGCTGCTTGGGATGGTTACAGTTTAGAAAGAATTTCTGCTGTATTTGAAAGAACAACTGCAGAAAGAGGTATTCCGGCAAGCGCAATGGATGAATACAAACAAAGACTTTGGGGAATGTACGAACCTCTTGGTCAGGAATGGCATGCCAACCACGCAGCTAGGCAAGCTTATATTTCACTTGGAACAGCTGTTGCTGCCGCTGCTGAACAAAAAGTAGATGCTACGCCAATGGAAGGTTTTATTCCTGCTGAAGTAGATAAACTTTTAGGATTAAATGAACAAGGACTTAAAAGTGTTTTGATTCTTCCGCTTGGTTATAGAGACGAAGCTGGCGATTGGTTGGTAAACTTGAAAAAAGTAAGAACACCGCAAGAAGAATTTATCACAGAAATCAAGTAA
- a CDS encoding MarR family winged helix-turn-helix transcriptional regulator, which translates to MNIIDEIGILAISTRLQRLSEQLRKDGAQIYAYNNIDFEPKWFPVIYTLHVKEMLGVVEIANEIGYSHPSTISLLKELEKQKIISSKKDKLDERKRLIVLTTKGKELVEKMQPVWEIMSKALNEITNTQNNLLKAIEEAEENLTRQGFFQRALELKG; encoded by the coding sequence ATGAATATAATTGATGAAATAGGCATACTTGCCATATCTACCCGATTGCAGCGTTTGAGTGAACAATTGCGCAAAGACGGCGCACAGATTTATGCTTATAACAATATTGATTTTGAACCAAAATGGTTTCCTGTAATTTATACACTGCATGTAAAAGAAATGCTGGGTGTGGTCGAAATTGCCAATGAAATTGGTTACAGTCACCCATCTACCATTAGTTTGCTAAAAGAATTAGAAAAGCAAAAAATCATCAGTTCTAAAAAGGATAAACTTGACGAACGAAAAAGACTTATTGTACTGACAACAAAAGGAAAAGAACTGGTAGAAAAAATGCAACCTGTCTGGGAAATTATGTCGAAAGCCTTAAACGAAATTACAAACACGCAAAACAATCTTTTAAAAGCAATTGAAGAGGCCGAAGAAAACCTAACTCGTCAGGGATTTTTTCAAAGGGCCTTAGAATTGAAAGGCTAA
- a CDS encoding DoxX family protein, producing MISKNTDFGLLVLRISIGGLMLFHGVSKILHGISFLVENMGTFAYAVYIGEVLAPLAILFGWRTRIASVILAINCIVAIAVAHSKDIFSIGEQGGYANELITLYLLGAIALFFTGAGKYAISNNNKWD from the coding sequence ATGATTTCAAAAAACACAGATTTTGGATTGTTAGTATTGCGTATTAGTATTGGAGGCTTAATGCTTTTTCATGGTGTATCAAAAATTTTACATGGTATTTCATTTTTGGTAGAGAATATGGGAACATTTGCTTATGCCGTTTATATTGGAGAAGTTTTAGCTCCATTAGCCATTTTATTTGGGTGGCGAACTAGAATTGCATCGGTCATTTTAGCAATCAATTGTATTGTGGCCATTGCTGTAGCGCATTCAAAAGATATTTTTTCAATTGGAGAACAAGGCGGTTATGCTAACGAATTAATAACACTCTATCTTTTAGGTGCCATAGCATTGTTTTTTACAGGCGCTGGAAAATATGCAATTTCAAATAATAATAAATGGGATTGA
- a CDS encoding BamA/TamA family outer membrane protein, producing MRHFLLLLFFTVFVTFSFGQKTNDSIPKKEKKIELRVMPYLSYNRNLDFMFGAIPMMMYKVNQSDSISPKSLSGMSAIYTTNKSYVLAFFNKWYLNEDKWRLKFFFFNGNQNSQFFVDDIDQPDFYDYGTKTTILSIGAQRKIFGKFYGGLSYTYAHYNTTYEDNISPSSVSHSNALVINLLYDTRDAVYYPTKGYKIKLDWSTYPSFLDNELASNRIAFQANKYFPTRDGKDVIAARFYGKFGLGNVAFEQQSTIGGVDIRGYSEGKYRGAGLMDIQGEYRYNFGKMGLVGFAGLATIYGSDTPNFDWKLYPGAGVGYRYNPFKKSKFNVGLDGAVGKGDWGVYFRIGEAF from the coding sequence ATGAGGCATTTTCTACTCTTACTCTTTTTTACAGTTTTTGTTACTTTTTCTTTTGGACAAAAAACAAATGATTCCATTCCGAAAAAAGAAAAGAAAATAGAATTAAGAGTAATGCCTTATTTGAGCTACAATAGAAATCTTGACTTTATGTTTGGCGCTATTCCGATGATGATGTACAAAGTCAATCAAAGCGACAGTATTTCTCCTAAATCATTGTCTGGAATGTCGGCTATTTATACCACAAACAAGTCTTATGTTTTGGCTTTCTTTAATAAATGGTATCTGAATGAAGATAAATGGCGGCTAAAATTCTTCTTTTTTAATGGGAATCAGAATTCACAATTTTTTGTTGATGATATCGATCAGCCCGATTTTTATGATTACGGCACAAAAACCACTATTTTAAGCATTGGCGCACAGCGTAAAATTTTTGGTAAATTCTATGGCGGTTTGTCTTATACTTATGCTCATTATAATACCACTTATGAGGACAATATTTCTCCTTCTTCTGTCTCACACAGTAATGCTTTGGTTATAAATCTTTTGTATGACACAAGAGATGCTGTATATTATCCAACAAAAGGATATAAAATCAAATTGGATTGGTCGACTTATCCGAGTTTTTTAGATAACGAACTAGCTTCTAACCGGATTGCTTTTCAGGCCAACAAATATTTCCCCACTAGAGACGGAAAAGATGTTATTGCCGCTCGTTTTTATGGAAAATTCGGACTTGGAAATGTGGCTTTTGAACAGCAGAGTACCATTGGCGGTGTCGATATTCGAGGTTATTCTGAGGGAAAATACAGAGGAGCTGGTTTAATGGATATTCAGGGAGAATATCGTTATAATTTTGGTAAAATGGGATTGGTTGGTTTTGCAGGTCTTGCCACAATCTACGGTTCTGATACTCCAAACTTTGACTGGAAACTGTATCCCGGAGCTGGTGTTGGATATCGTTATAATCCTTTTAAAAAGTCAAAGTTTAATGTGGGATTGGATGGCGCGGTTGGTAAAGGTGACTGGGGTGTTTATTTTAGAATCGGCGAAGCATTTTAG
- a CDS encoding winged helix-turn-helix transcriptional regulator, with protein sequence MIKEALHDKNTCNQRLLAVQDAMDVLNGRWKIAIIASLCFNTLRFTDLLREVEGISGKMLSRELKNLEENQLVTRTVLNTQPITVEYELTPYGHTLKEVIDSLAKWGTNHRKKITGRE encoded by the coding sequence ATGATAAAAGAGGCATTACACGATAAAAATACTTGCAATCAAAGATTATTGGCAGTTCAGGATGCTATGGACGTGCTAAACGGAAGATGGAAAATTGCCATAATCGCATCATTATGTTTCAACACTTTAAGATTCACTGATCTTTTACGCGAAGTAGAAGGAATTTCAGGTAAAATGCTGAGCAGAGAATTAAAGAATCTTGAAGAAAACCAATTGGTTACGAGAACTGTTTTAAATACGCAGCCTATTACCGTAGAATATGAACTTACGCCATACGGACATACCTTAAAAGAAGTGATTGATTCTCTGGCGAAATGGGGAACAAACCACCGAAAAAAGATTACTGGAAGAGAGTAA
- a CDS encoding helix-turn-helix domain-containing protein — translation MHHDLEYKSIPPPQNLAAFVDSFWCMYNKSEQTIETIGLPDGRIDLSLFQSSEEPFRITLLGLGTHQYEKGKIPANSLTFVISFKLPAVEYIFHEPIATLLNDAKILGDDFWGFKEKDLENFELFCEKASQKLESLIVKEMDSRKQKLFNLIYESNGAMTVKDLAEQSNWSSRQINRYFNQYFGISLKGFCSILRFRASLEHIAKGKLFPEENFSDQTHFIKEIKKISGSLPKELFQNKNDRFILLSALSSK, via the coding sequence ATGCACCATGATTTAGAATACAAATCCATTCCTCCTCCGCAAAATCTTGCAGCATTTGTCGATAGTTTTTGGTGTATGTATAATAAATCGGAACAGACTATAGAAACAATCGGTCTTCCAGATGGAAGAATTGATTTGTCTTTATTTCAATCTTCTGAAGAACCTTTTCGCATTACACTTTTAGGCTTAGGAACACATCAATATGAAAAAGGAAAAATTCCAGCCAACAGTCTGACTTTTGTTATTAGTTTTAAACTTCCAGCTGTCGAATATATTTTTCATGAACCTATTGCGACTCTCCTAAATGATGCAAAAATACTTGGAGATGATTTTTGGGGTTTTAAAGAAAAGGACTTAGAAAACTTTGAATTGTTTTGTGAAAAAGCTTCTCAAAAATTAGAGTCTTTAATAGTAAAGGAAATGGACAGCCGAAAACAAAAGCTCTTCAACCTCATCTATGAAAGTAACGGAGCTATGACAGTAAAAGATTTAGCAGAACAATCCAACTGGAGCAGCCGACAGATCAATCGTTATTTTAATCAGTATTTTGGGATTTCTTTAAAAGGATTTTGTTCGATTCTTCGTTTTCGCGCTTCATTGGAGCATATAGCAAAAGGAAAATTATTTCCCGAAGAAAACTTTTCAGATCAGACTCATTTTATTAAAGAAATTAAGAAAATATCTGGTTCGCTTCCAAAAGAATTGTTTCAAAACAAAAATGACCGATTTATACTATTATCAGCTCTTTCATCAAAATAA
- a CDS encoding transposase produces the protein MELRAYFEKYHDEATCIEELKNQRMQNGIICNKCGHDSHSFRQNDLKFQCRKCRNRISLRSGTVMENSNLPIRYWMICIELMTLSHRKMSILKIQYLLGHKRYEPIWLMVQKIRLVMKIRDEKYRLRAYSQFDPEFLQKIDTLMLKKKTKSASN, from the coding sequence ATGGAATTACGCGCGTATTTCGAAAAATATCACGACGAAGCTACTTGTATTGAAGAGCTTAAAAACCAACGCATGCAAAATGGCATCATTTGCAATAAATGTGGTCATGATTCGCATTCCTTTAGACAAAATGATTTAAAATTTCAGTGCCGTAAATGCCGTAATCGTATTAGTTTACGATCTGGAACCGTAATGGAAAATTCAAATCTACCCATTCGATATTGGATGATTTGCATAGAATTAATGACTTTATCACATCGAAAAATGTCGATTCTTAAAATTCAATATTTATTAGGACACAAAAGATATGAACCCATCTGGCTAATGGTGCAAAAAATACGTTTGGTCATGAAAATTAGGGATGAAAAATACAGATTAAGAGCCTATTCTCAGTTTGATCCTGAATTTCTTCAAAAAATAGACACACTGATGTTAAAGAAAAAAACAAAAAGTGCCTCCAATTAG
- a CDS encoding FAD-dependent oxidoreductase — translation MLLQNKQVAVIGGGMGGLTLARLLQMQNSNVKVYERDLNKEVRVQGSPLDLHEDSGLKAIIQADLLDEFYANVRPNASKARIVSKDFQLKFDEHSVQKKEVQKNLDTEINSLDAISKPRPEIDRFELRNILLNSLLSETIVWNSQFDFMEKENEGWKLHFKNGSTAYADLVIGADGANSKIRPYISTEKPIYSGITLIEGTIYNAKENAPKLFEFSRGGKVLAFGHEQTLMYGTKGDGSLMFLLSSKIPESWLWKGNLDFKNNEAVFEWFKKVYKDWSAEWHELLQAEELYFIPRPQYYFPLNQTLETQTNLTIIGDAAHRMPPFAGKGANLAMLDALELADFLTNNQFNSIETAISIFEKRMLERASKATKDTLENSEQLHNEQALERLVSIFKKNI, via the coding sequence ATGCTTTTACAAAATAAACAAGTCGCTGTTATTGGCGGCGGAATGGGCGGTTTGACTTTAGCCCGGCTTTTACAAATGCAAAATAGCAATGTAAAGGTTTACGAAAGAGATTTGAATAAAGAAGTTCGCGTACAAGGTTCTCCACTTGATTTGCATGAAGATTCAGGTTTGAAAGCCATAATTCAAGCCGATTTACTTGATGAATTTTATGCAAATGTTCGTCCAAATGCTAGTAAAGCCCGAATTGTATCAAAAGATTTTCAGCTTAAGTTTGATGAACATTCTGTGCAAAAAAAGGAAGTACAGAAAAATCTTGATACTGAGATAAATTCGCTTGACGCAATTTCAAAACCACGCCCAGAAATTGATCGTTTTGAACTAAGAAATATACTTCTCAACTCACTTTTGTCTGAAACAATAGTTTGGAACAGTCAGTTCGATTTTATGGAAAAGGAAAACGAAGGCTGGAAATTACATTTTAAAAACGGTTCTACTGCTTATGCCGATTTAGTAATTGGAGCTGATGGAGCAAATTCTAAAATTCGTCCTTATATAAGTACAGAAAAACCAATTTATTCTGGAATTACTTTAATTGAAGGCACTATTTATAATGCCAAAGAAAACGCACCAAAGCTGTTTGAATTCTCAAGAGGAGGAAAAGTTCTTGCTTTTGGACACGAGCAAACCTTAATGTACGGTACAAAAGGAGATGGTTCCCTGATGTTTCTACTGAGTAGTAAAATCCCTGAGAGTTGGCTTTGGAAAGGAAATTTAGATTTTAAAAATAATGAAGCTGTTTTTGAATGGTTTAAGAAAGTCTACAAAGACTGGAGTGCAGAATGGCATGAATTATTACAAGCTGAAGAGCTGTATTTTATACCGCGTCCGCAATATTATTTTCCATTGAATCAGACCTTGGAAACTCAAACTAACTTAACCATAATTGGGGACGCCGCACATAGAATGCCACCTTTTGCGGGTAAAGGCGCCAATCTAGCTATGCTTGATGCTCTCGAATTGGCAGATTTTTTAACCAATAATCAATTTAATTCTATTGAAACTGCTATTTCCATTTTCGAAAAACGAATGCTGGAAAGAGCTTCAAAAGCAACAAAAGATACTTTGGAAAACAGCGAGCAATTGCACAATGAACAAGCACTGGAAAGATTGGTTTCTATCTTCAAAAAGAACATTTAA